Proteins encoded in a region of the Variovorax sp. PAMC 28711 genome:
- a CDS encoding TolC family outer membrane protein produces the protein MFSVLKRFSRRAPVTAGVAAWLCLSLWACAVAAQTAAAPSAPAGTRTVVVQGTDSTPDGLGLVAAVRAAAQWHPSVRNAAQQVLQADEGIAQARAGYYPQVRAGIGSQLGNRNIGSYDSRRVNTATLSASQMLYDFGKVSSAVGRAEASVEATRAQVLLSVDEVARDTAQAWVDVHRQQALAVIAREQLSSVEELAGRVNERTRLGASSRSDSVQAQSRIESARAQMLNAQAQAARGRINLMLLTGRRSPGAAPVGIAGDAPPWLDTACVADASAQTPAPPPAVQLAQAQRAVAQATVRQAEAQRLPTLSLDGSVGRGIGARSQLPGETSVNTTLGLNFSAPLYEGGSGQARERAAVYALSAADAALEQAQLTARVGFEDAQAQSQGYTQRLPVLAARVESIRTTGDLYRQQYLQLGTRSLLDLLNAEQEYYAARQELIESEHERQQQALQCLLYTDRLRSAFGIDVTQGQTQ, from the coding sequence ATGTTCTCTGTCTTGAAGCGCTTTTCACGCCGCGCACCGGTCACTGCAGGCGTCGCTGCTTGGCTGTGCTTGTCTTTGTGGGCGTGCGCGGTGGCGGCGCAAACGGCTGCGGCGCCCAGCGCGCCGGCCGGCACGCGCACGGTGGTGGTGCAGGGCACGGACAGCACGCCCGATGGGCTGGGCCTGGTGGCGGCCGTGCGCGCGGCCGCGCAATGGCACCCCAGCGTGCGCAACGCTGCGCAGCAGGTGCTGCAGGCGGACGAGGGCATTGCGCAGGCGCGCGCCGGTTACTACCCGCAGGTGCGTGCGGGCATCGGCTCGCAACTGGGCAACCGCAACATCGGGTCTTACGACAGCCGGCGCGTCAACACGGCCACGCTGTCGGCTTCGCAGATGCTGTACGACTTCGGCAAGGTGTCCAGCGCGGTCGGTCGGGCCGAAGCCTCGGTAGAAGCCACACGCGCCCAGGTGCTGTTGTCGGTCGACGAGGTGGCGCGCGACACGGCGCAGGCGTGGGTGGACGTGCATCGCCAGCAGGCGCTGGCCGTGATCGCACGCGAGCAGTTGTCGAGCGTGGAGGAGCTGGCCGGCCGTGTGAATGAACGCACGCGCCTGGGCGCAAGCTCGCGCTCCGACTCGGTGCAGGCGCAGTCGCGCATCGAGTCCGCCCGGGCCCAGATGCTCAACGCGCAGGCGCAAGCGGCACGCGGGCGCATCAACCTGATGCTGCTGACAGGTCGTCGTTCGCCCGGTGCTGCGCCGGTGGGTATCGCGGGCGATGCGCCCCCCTGGCTCGACACGGCTTGTGTGGCCGACGCCTCGGCGCAGACGCCGGCGCCGCCGCCCGCCGTGCAGTTGGCCCAGGCGCAGCGCGCGGTGGCGCAGGCCACCGTGCGTCAGGCCGAAGCCCAGCGCTTGCCCACGCTGTCGCTCGACGGTTCGGTCGGCCGTGGAATCGGCGCTCGCTCGCAGTTGCCGGGCGAGACAAGCGTGAACACCACGCTGGGGCTGAACTTCTCGGCGCCGCTGTATGAAGGCGGCAGTGGGCAGGCCCGGGAGCGCGCCGCCGTGTATGCGCTGAGCGCGGCCGACGCTGCGCTGGAGCAGGCTCAGTTGACCGCGCGCGTGGGCTTCGAGGATGCGCAGGCGCAATCGCAGGGATACACGCAGCGTCTGCCGGTGCTGGCCGCGCGGGTCGAGAGCATCCGCACCACGGGCGATCTATACCGCCAACAGTACCTGCAGTTGGGCACGCGTTCGCTGCTGGACCTGCTCAATGCCGAGCAGGAGTATTACGCGGCGCGCCAGGAGCTCATCGAGAGTGAACACGAACGTCAGCAACAGGCGCTGCAGTGCCTGCTCTACACCGATCGGCTGCGCAGCGCCTTCGGGATTGATGTGACACAGGGTCAAACGCAATGA
- the bamE gene encoding outer membrane protein assembly factor BamE domain-containing protein, protein MKMIRSTPLAALLATGLLLSGCVAVGHHNPLDATSNPEKLKYADVEAHHPDFKEPFLRDGVVSNPAGFRRVVPGFTATQVVQLLGQPLRESQGTRGQEWDYNFKFKMPDSNNYLVCQYKVVFQGNPTAVRETVWRRKQCLDLVSAT, encoded by the coding sequence ATGAAGATGATCCGATCCACTCCCCTGGCCGCCTTACTGGCGACGGGCCTGTTGCTGAGTGGCTGTGTGGCCGTTGGTCACCACAACCCGCTCGATGCGACGAGCAATCCGGAAAAGCTCAAGTACGCGGATGTCGAGGCGCACCACCCCGACTTCAAGGAGCCCTTCCTCCGCGACGGCGTAGTGAGCAATCCAGCCGGATTTCGTCGGGTGGTTCCTGGATTCACGGCTACACAAGTTGTTCAATTGCTCGGGCAACCGCTGAGGGAAAGCCAAGGCACGCGTGGCCAAGAATGGGACTACAACTTCAAGTTCAAGATGCCTGATTCAAACAACTATCTGGTGTGCCAGTACAAGGTTGTGTTTCAAGGCAATCCAACGGCTGTCCGGGAAACTGTTTGGCGTCGCAAGCAGTGCCTTGATCTGGTGTCGGCCACCTAG
- a CDS encoding HlyD family efflux transporter periplasmic adaptor subunit encodes MSWLPLSRSARPTANNLDDFDEVRASRSGRVVVWMALFVALFFAWAWFFDIDEVSSGTGKVIPSSREQRIQSLEGGILTELRVREGEIVEKGQVLAQLDPTRGESNVEESAARYRAALASGARLQAEVEGKGGIDFPDELNAWPQLKSAEAALFRSRRASLSETVGGLNQALGLVRRELEITRSLVASGAASNVELIRLQRQGAELELKITETRTGYMVRSREELAKANAEVRSLSSVVRGRADTLERLTLLSPVRGIVKSLDVTTIGGVVPPNGSLMTLVPLDDQLLIEARISPRDIAFIHPGQKAMVKITAYDYAIYGGLDGEVVNIAPDTVKDEVKPEIVYYPVLVRAGADSLVSKSGQRFPIVPGMVTTADIRTGQRSVWNYLTKPLNRAREALRER; translated from the coding sequence ATGAGTTGGCTGCCCCTGTCCCGGTCGGCCCGACCGACAGCCAACAACTTGGACGACTTCGACGAAGTGCGTGCCAGCCGCTCGGGCCGCGTGGTGGTCTGGATGGCGCTGTTCGTGGCGCTGTTTTTCGCCTGGGCCTGGTTCTTCGACATCGACGAGGTGTCCAGCGGCACTGGCAAAGTGATCCCGAGCTCGCGGGAACAGCGGATCCAGTCGCTCGAAGGCGGGATCCTGACCGAGTTGCGCGTGCGCGAGGGCGAGATCGTGGAGAAGGGCCAGGTGCTCGCGCAGCTGGACCCGACGCGCGGCGAATCGAACGTGGAGGAATCAGCGGCGCGATACCGTGCGGCGTTGGCCAGCGGGGCGCGCCTTCAGGCTGAGGTCGAAGGCAAGGGCGGCATCGACTTTCCGGACGAACTCAATGCCTGGCCGCAGCTCAAGTCGGCCGAGGCGGCCTTGTTCCGCTCGCGCCGCGCGAGCCTGAGCGAGACCGTGGGTGGCCTGAACCAGGCGCTGGGCCTGGTGCGCCGCGAGCTGGAGATCACGCGCTCGCTGGTGGCCAGCGGTGCGGCCAGCAACGTCGAGCTGATCCGCCTGCAACGACAGGGCGCCGAGCTGGAGTTGAAGATCACCGAGACGCGCACCGGCTACATGGTGCGCAGCCGCGAGGAACTGGCCAAAGCCAATGCCGAGGTCCGGTCGCTGTCGTCCGTGGTGCGTGGCCGGGCAGACACGCTGGAGCGATTGACCTTGCTGTCGCCCGTGCGCGGCATCGTCAAGAGCCTGGACGTGACAACCATCGGCGGCGTGGTGCCGCCCAACGGCTCGCTGATGACGCTGGTGCCGCTGGACGATCAGTTGCTGATCGAAGCGCGCATCTCTCCGCGCGACATCGCATTCATTCACCCCGGGCAAAAGGCGATGGTGAAGATCACGGCCTACGACTACGCCATCTACGGCGGGCTGGACGGCGAGGTGGTGAACATCGCGCCCGACACCGTGAAGGACGAAGTGAAGCCCGAAATCGTGTATTACCCGGTGCTGGTGCGCGCTGGCGCCGATTCGCTGGTGAGCAAGAGCGGCCAGCGCTTTCCCATCGTGCCTGGCATGGTGACCACCGCCGACATCCGCACAGGCCAGCGCAGCGTCTGGAACTACCTGACCAAACCCCTGAATCGCGCGCGTGAGGCGCTGAGAGAGCGCTGA
- a CDS encoding type I secretion system permease/ATPase yields the protein MITAITQDGLSLVFSGDQGAQTTRTVAELQPHVRAMAVLRPAQQAPDSRVDAYIKPVEPHWLRRIVFADLRPYGHILIASLVTNLMALGGMIFSMQVYDRVVPAQSTPTLYVLFGGVLLSIVFAWVMRAARMEITDTLGKRSDLRISDRVFGHALRVRNSARPRSTGTFISQVRELEPVREMLTSTTITAAADLPFFFLFCVVFWFIAGALVWVPVVACVLLIVPSLLAQRRLRALAQASMREASLRNAMLIESVQGIEDIKVLQAEPRFQNQWNHYNAVNAESGLRMRALLNQLNNWLQTVQGGAFAVVIFFGAPMVMLGEMSTGVLVAASILVSRMLAPLAGVTQVLNRWQQAKVGAQALDQLMHLPVDHAPEGTRIHRPALQGEYDFQQAVFSHDGETPALSVKALKVQPGERIGVLGRNGAGKSTLLQGLSGLLEPKSGAVLLDGVTLGHIDPADVRRDVALLTQNARLFHGSLRENMVLGAPHATDTEILAALQAVGAWAFVRKLARGMDHPILEGGLGLSGGQRQSLLLARLLLRNPQVLLLDEPTATLDEVAEREVIAQLRTFAPGRTVVLATHRPAVLEAVDRLIVVDGGAIVMDGPRDEVLGRLRGNAAQGTQAAQPVQPVQGVQRVPVRTLLQQQARPAAPPSDGGAA from the coding sequence GTGATCACCGCCATCACGCAGGACGGCCTGAGTCTGGTCTTCAGCGGTGACCAGGGCGCGCAAACCACGCGCACCGTGGCCGAGCTGCAGCCGCACGTGCGGGCCATGGCCGTGTTGCGGCCCGCGCAGCAGGCACCGGATTCGCGGGTCGATGCCTACATCAAGCCGGTGGAGCCTCACTGGCTGCGCCGCATCGTGTTCGCGGACTTGCGGCCCTATGGACACATCCTGATCGCCTCGTTGGTCACCAACCTGATGGCGCTCGGCGGCATGATTTTTTCCATGCAGGTCTACGACCGCGTGGTGCCCGCGCAGTCCACGCCCACGCTGTACGTGCTGTTCGGCGGCGTGCTGCTGTCCATCGTGTTTGCCTGGGTGATGCGCGCGGCGCGCATGGAGATCACCGATACGCTGGGCAAGCGCTCGGACCTGCGCATTTCCGACCGTGTCTTTGGCCACGCACTGCGCGTGCGCAACTCGGCGCGCCCGCGCTCGACCGGCACCTTCATCTCCCAGGTGCGCGAGCTGGAGCCGGTGCGCGAGATGCTCACCTCCACCACCATCACGGCGGCGGCGGATTTGCCTTTCTTCTTTTTGTTCTGTGTGGTGTTCTGGTTCATCGCCGGCGCGCTGGTGTGGGTGCCGGTGGTGGCCTGCGTGCTGCTGATCGTGCCCAGCCTGCTGGCCCAACGCCGGCTGCGCGCGCTGGCGCAGGCCAGCATGCGTGAGGCGTCGCTGCGCAATGCCATGTTGATTGAATCAGTACAGGGCATCGAGGACATCAAGGTGCTGCAAGCCGAGCCGCGTTTCCAAAACCAGTGGAACCACTACAACGCGGTCAATGCCGAGTCGGGCCTGCGTATGCGCGCGCTGCTCAACCAGCTCAACAACTGGCTGCAGACGGTTCAGGGCGGCGCGTTCGCGGTGGTGATTTTCTTTGGCGCACCGATGGTGATGCTGGGCGAGATGAGCACGGGCGTGCTGGTGGCGGCGTCCATCCTGGTCAGCCGCATGCTGGCGCCGCTGGCCGGCGTGACGCAGGTGCTCAACCGCTGGCAGCAGGCGAAGGTCGGCGCCCAGGCGCTGGACCAGCTCATGCATCTGCCGGTGGACCACGCGCCCGAAGGCACGCGGATCCACCGTCCTGCTCTGCAAGGCGAGTACGACTTCCAGCAAGCGGTGTTCAGCCATGACGGCGAGACGCCGGCGCTGAGCGTCAAGGCGCTCAAGGTGCAGCCGGGCGAGCGCATCGGCGTTCTCGGGCGCAACGGCGCGGGCAAGTCCACGCTGCTGCAGGGACTGTCGGGCCTGCTGGAGCCGAAGTCGGGAGCGGTGCTGCTCGACGGCGTGACGCTGGGGCACATCGACCCGGCCGACGTACGCCGCGACGTGGCGTTGCTGACGCAAAACGCACGGTTGTTCCACGGTTCGCTGCGCGAGAACATGGTGCTGGGCGCACCGCACGCAACCGACACCGAGATCCTGGCAGCGTTGCAGGCGGTGGGTGCCTGGGCCTTCGTGCGCAAGCTGGCCCGGGGCATGGACCACCCGATCCTCGAAGGGGGATTGGGCCTGTCTGGCGGTCAGCGGCAGAGCCTGTTGCTGGCACGGCTGCTGCTGCGCAACCCGCAGGTGCTGCTGCTGGACGAGCCCACCGCCACGCTCGACGAGGTCGCTGAGCGTGAGGTCATCGCGCAGCTGCGCACGTTCGCGCCCGGCCGCACCGTGGTGCTGGCCACGCACCGGCCCGCGGTGCTGGAGGCGGTGGACCGGTTGATCGTGGTCGACGGCGGCGCCATCGTCATGGATGGCCCTCGCGACGAGGTGCTGGGCCGGCTGCGGGGCAATGCCGCGCAGGGAACGCAGGCCGCGCAGCCAGTGCAGCCAGTGCAGGGCGTCCAGCGCGTGCCGGTCAGGACGCTGCTGCAGCAGCAGGCCCGGCCCGCCGCGCCACCATCGGACGGGGGTGCAGCATGA